The following proteins are encoded in a genomic region of Nicotiana sylvestris chromosome 4, ASM39365v2, whole genome shotgun sequence:
- the LOC138890211 gene encoding uncharacterized protein → MDVIGLIKPKASNGHRFILVAIDYFTKWMKAVTFKAVTKKAVEVYEQFKIMHRHSTPYRPKANRAVEAANKNIKKILRKMIQGSRQWHEKLPFALLGYCMTVRTSIGATMYLLV, encoded by the exons atggatgttattggactaatcaagccaaaggcttcaaatgggcatagatttattttggttgcaattgattacttcaccaagtggaTGAAGGCCGTCACTTTCAAagcagtcaccaagaaagcagtg gaggtatATGAGCAATTTAAAATTATGCATCGCCATTCTACCCCTTACCGGCCAAAAGCCAATAGAGCCGTTGAAGCGgcgaacaagaacatcaagaagattcttaggaagatgatccaaggttccagacaatggcatgaaaagttgccttttgcactTTTGGGATACTGCATGACTGTTCGCACATCTATTGGTGCAACTATGTATTTGCTTGTATAA